The nucleotide sequence GAACGCCTGCCGAAGCTGAAGCTCCTGATCACCTCGGGCATGCGCAATGCCGCGATCGACATGGAAGCCGCCAAGACCCGCGGCATCGTGGTCTGCGGCACGCAATATGGCCGCGATCCCACGGCGCCGCTGACCATGGGCCTGATCCTGGAACTCACCCGCAAGATCGGCCAAGAGAACGCACGCATGCATGCCGGTCTGCCTTGGCAGGCGCTCGGCGGCGTCGAGATCGAGGGCAAGACGCTGGGGATCATCGGGCTCGGCAAGCTCGGCAGCAAGGTCGCAGGGCTCGCCAAGGCGTTCGGCATGAACGTGATCGCCTGGAGCCCCAATCTGACGCCCGAGCGCTGCCAGGAGGCCGGTGTCGGCTATGCGGCCAAGGACGAGCTGTTCGCGACCGCCGACATCATCACCATCCACGTCGTGCTCAGCGACCGCTCGCGCGGGCTGGTCGGCGCCGCCGACATCGCGCGCATGAAGCCCTCGGCCTATCTCGTCAACACCTCGCGCGCGCCGATCGTGGATGAAGTCGCGCTGTTGCGGGCCTTACGCGAGAAGCGCATCGCGGGAGCAGGATTGGATGTGTTCTCGGTCGAGCCCCTACCGGTTGAGCATCCGCTGCGCGGGCTCGACAACGTCGTGCTGACGCCGCATCTCGGCTACGTCACCGAGGAGAGCTTTCGCGCGCATTATGGCCAGATGGTCGAGTGCATCGGCGCCTGGCTCGGCGGCGCCGAGCCGCCGCGCCGGCTCGCCTGAAAGCGGCTTTAAAACGAAACACCCTCCGCGAGGACGGTGTTTGGCAATCTCATCGATCTCGGCTGCGTCAGCGGATGGTTACCGGCGGCGGCAGCGGCTGCATCGTCGCTGGCTGGGCCGCCGGCACGTTCGCCTGGGCCTGAACCGGAGCCTGCTGGGCCGGGGGAGCGAGGCCGTTGGCGGCTGCGGCCATGTTCTTGGCCGAACCGGCCGGCGCACCGCCGGGCATGACGACGACGCGGGTGCCGACCTTGACGCGGTCGAACAGGTCCGAGACGTCCTCGTTCAGCATGCCGATGCAGCCGGAGGACACGAACTTGCCGATCGTCGAGGGCTGGTTGGTGCCGTGAATGCG is from Bradyrhizobium sp. ORS 285 and encodes:
- a CDS encoding D-2-hydroxyacid dehydrogenase family protein codes for the protein MTRLRCAILDDYYDTALSLADWPRLADKVDVTAFTHPFATEDAAAAALADIDVVCAMRERTPFPATLIERLPKLKLLITSGMRNAAIDMEAAKTRGIVVCGTQYGRDPTAPLTMGLILELTRKIGQENARMHAGLPWQALGGVEIEGKTLGIIGLGKLGSKVAGLAKAFGMNVIAWSPNLTPERCQEAGVGYAAKDELFATADIITIHVVLSDRSRGLVGAADIARMKPSAYLVNTSRAPIVDEVALLRALREKRIAGAGLDVFSVEPLPVEHPLRGLDNVVLTPHLGYVTEESFRAHYGQMVECIGAWLGGAEPPRRLA